The Tenrec ecaudatus isolate mTenEca1 chromosome 14, mTenEca1.hap1, whole genome shotgun sequence genome contains a region encoding:
- the DLK1 gene encoding protein delta homolog 1 → MIAIAALLRVLLLLLAFGHSTHGAANCSPACHPVHGTCMENNICRCQPGWQGPLCDHCVPFPGCVNGVCFEPWQCICDEGWEGHFCHIDVRPCISNPCANNSTCMNLDMGGYKCSCAPGFTGPNCQEKKAGPCKTNGSPCQHGGTCVDDEGRASHASCLCPPGFSGIFCEIMANSCTPNPCQHNGVCTDIGGDFRCRCPAGFIDKTCSRQVTTCASNPCQNGATCLQHGQVSYECLCRPEFTGPTCAKRRGPGSQQVTRVPPGYGLTYRLTPGVHELPVQQPEHRVLKVAMKELNKSPPLFTEGQAICFTILGVLTSLVVLATVGVIFINKCETWVSNLRYHHMLRKKKNLLLHYNSGEELAVNIIFPEKIDMTTFNKEEAGEEEEI, encoded by the exons ATGATCGCGATCGCAGCCCTCCTGCGCGtcctcctgctcctgctggcCTTCGGCCACAGCACCCATG GTGCTGCTAACTGCTCCCCGGCCTGCCACCCTGTCCACGGAACCTGCATGGAGAACAACATCTGCAG atgccaGCCTGGCTGGCAAGGCCCTCTCTGTGACCACTGCGTGCCCTTTCCCGGCTGCGTCAATGGCGTCTGCTTTGAACCCTGGCAATGCATTTGCGATGAAGGCTGGGAGGGACACTTCTGCCACATCG ATGTTCGCCCTTGCATCTCGAACCCTTGCGCCAACAACTCGACCTGCATGAACCTGGATATGGGCGGCTACAAGTGCTCCTGTGCCCCAGGGTTCACGGGCCCCAACTGCCAGGAGAAGAAGGCTGGGCCCTGCAAGACCAATGG TTCCCCCTGCCAGCACGGAGGCACCTGCGTGGACGATGAGGGCCGGGCCTCCCATGCCTCCTGCCTGTGCCCCCCTGGCTTCTCAGGCATCTTCTGCGAGATTATGGCCAACAGCTGCACCCCCAACCCGTGCCAGCACAACGGGGTCTGCACCGACATCGGGGGCGACTTCCGCTGCCGATGCCCGGCCGGCTTCATCGACAAGACCTGCAGCCGCCAGGTGACCACCTGCGCCAGCAACCCCTGCCAGAACGGAGCCACCTGCCTGCAGCATGGCCAGGTGAGCTACGAGTGTCTGTGCCGGCCCGAGTTCACAGGTCCCACCTGCGCCAAGCGCCGGGGGCCGGGCAGCCAGCAGGTCACCCGTGTGCCCCCGGGCTACGGGCTGACCTACCGCCTGACCCCCGGGGTGCACGAGCTGCCAGTGCAGCAGCCCGAACACCGCGTCCTGAAGGTGGCCATGAAGGAGCTCAACAAGAGCCCACCTCTGTTCACCGAGGGCCAGGCCATCTGCTTCACCATCCTGGGCGTGCTGACCAGCCTGGTGGTGCTGGCCACCGTGGgcgtgatcttcatcaacaagtgcgagACCTGGGTGTCCAACCTGCGCTACCACCACATGCTGCGCAAGAAGAAGAACCTGCTGCTGCACTACAACAGCGGGGAGGAGCTGGCGGTCAACATCATCTTCCCCGAGAAGATCGACATGACCACCTTCAACAAGGAGGAGGCCGGCGAGGAAGAGGAGATCTAA